In Phaseolus vulgaris cultivar G19833 chromosome 10, P. vulgaris v2.0, whole genome shotgun sequence, a single genomic region encodes these proteins:
- the LOC137817153 gene encoding uncharacterized protein, whose product MTVEAQRLDQMPELDLVFTKTDLQDVVPHENDPVVISVVTAGRKVQRVLVDQGSSVDVMFWSTFNKLLLSPDQLRPYVGCLYGFPGNQAEVRGHIKLRTTFTDGATSRTANIRYLVVNSPSAAYNILLGRPALNRIVVVASSRHMKMKLPSLEEVVITMKYDQKEAKRCYENSLKTKRGVCSVIIQPPREEGVCLVTRLEIAQEK is encoded by the coding sequence ATGACAGTGGAAGCACAGAGGTTAGACCAGATGCCTGAGCtcgaccttgtcttcaccaagACTGACTTGCAGGATGTGGTCCCACACGAAAATGACCCCGTGGTGATTTCAGTGGTGACAGCAGGTAGAAAGGTACAACGCGTCCtagttgatcaaggaagctcggtcgacgtgatgttctggtcgacattcaacaagttgctGCTGTCTCCTGACCAGTTGAGGCCTTATGTTGGATGTCTGTATGGTTTCCCAGGAAACCAGGCGGAGGTGCGGGGGCACATAaagctgaggacgaccttcactgaCGGCGCAACGTCCCGCACCGCTAACATCAGGTATCTTGTCGTTAATTCTCCTTCAGCAGCCTATAACATTCTTTTGGGCAGACCTGCTTTGAACAGGATTGTAGTAGTGGCCTCGTCGAgacatatgaagatgaagttgccttccctTGAAGAAGTCGTGATCACCATGAAGTATGATCAAAAGGAGGCCAAgaggtgctatgagaacagcctcaagacaaagagaggaGTGTGTTCAGTCATCATCCAACCTCCAAGGGAAGAAGGAGTGTGTTTAGTCACCCGTCTCGAGATCGCCCAGGAAAAATGA